A window of Fibrobacter sp. genomic DNA:
TGGACGTGAAATTCTGTCGTTTATCAATATGGGTGCATCTGAAGGAGTTGGGTTTGATATAAGCGATGAAAATATCGCTTTCTCCGAAAAACTAAAAGAAGTTTCAGGAATACAGGCTGAATTTATCCGCACTGACGTGTACAAAATTCCTGAAAAGTATAATAACCATTTTGATATCGGGATAATCAGTGCAGGATCAATTATATGGATGCCGGATCTGAAAAAATACTTTGAAATATACCATCGATTACTGAAACCAAACGGTATAATCTTTATCTACGAAATGCATCCACTAACTACTGTCTATCCCTATTCCTTTAAAGGAACAGATAGAGCCGAATTTGAATTCTCCTATTTTACAACGGATGTACTTGTTTTTCATGACAGCCTTGATTACTACGGTGGTGCAGAGTATGAGAGCCCTCCTCAGTATAACTTTCAGTACCCGATGTCTGATGTGATACAAACTCTTATCGATTTGAATTTTACCTTGAAGGAATTTAAGGAATACCCGCACGATTTGGGTGGCGGCCATGTTTATCTTGAAGGCAAAATCCCATTGTGCTATCATATCTGGGCTATTAAAACAATATAATGGAGAAAAAAACGGTTTGTCATTTCAACGAGTTATCAAGAAGAAATCTTTGGGACTATTCTCATGAAAATTAATAATTACACTTTTTATCTCTTCCCTACCAAACCCCGGCATACCGGAACTATTTTTTACCTATATATTATGAAAAAAATGCA
This region includes:
- a CDS encoding class I SAM-dependent methyltransferase, with product MDKYIAGNRDAWNSASLYHHRKMADIWLEGFKTPGYTTFDEFDYKLYNRLPFKGKSVFQAPCNNGREILSFINMGASEGVGFDISDENIAFSEKLKEVSGIQAEFIRTDVYKIPEKYNNHFDIGIISAGSIIWMPDLKKYFEIYHRLLKPNGIIFIYEMHPLTTVYPYSFKGTDRAEFEFSYFTTDVLVFHDSLDYYGGAEYESPPQYNFQYPMSDVIQTLIDLNFTLKEFKEYPHDLGGGHVYLEGKIPLCYHIWAIKTI